TGCGGGGGCGGGTCGTGGCGTGGGCGATGGTGATACCGCGGCGGGAACAACGGGAGTGGGGGTCGCCGACGGCGCGCCGGGGGAGGTGGCAGGTGGACGCGCTGGGGCCGGCGCCGCTGGAGAGGCCGCCGGAGCGGGCGCGGGCGCCGCCGCGGGCGCCGCCGCGGGGGCGCAGCTTGATGCGAGCAGTAGGAGGGCTATGCCCAGGCTCCCAAGTGCGACCAAGCTGTTGCTTTCTCGCGTTCGCCGTTTCATAGTGCCTCCCTCTCGCGTCAACGCACGGCTATGTACGGAGGAGCCGCCTCACAATACCCTGTGGCGCTTCAACTTCACCAAGCCTGAGACGGGGCGTTGACGACACCGCCAGCGCCCCGCCTCAAAGATACGTCTCCTCAGTTCTCCCTGCGGAGATTGACCGGTCGCCTACTGGTCCAGCCAGACGGTCACATAATTATGGATGCTGTAGATACCATCCGGCACGCCGTAGCCTTTCACTTCATTCCAGACAGCCTGTGGCCCGGAGTCATAGAAGAAGGGGAAGGCGGGAAGCTGCTCGAACATGTAGTCTTCCAGCTCCTGGAGAATGATCTTGCGCTTGGCGGGGTCTAGGGTCATGCCTTGGCGGGTGAACAATTCCTGCGCTTTTTTGTCGGTCTTGCCGAAGGTGAAGAGCGGGTTCAGGACTCCTCGGCCAAGGGATGCATCGGGGTCCATGATGCCGGCGCCCGCCCCGTAGGCGATGACGTCCCATTGCTCGGCGTAGCGCCTGTCCGCCTCTATGGCCTGTGGCTGGATGTCCAGTGTGGCGTCAATCCCGATTTTCAGCCATTGCTGTCGCAGTACCTCGGAGAGCGCCGGGCCAAATCCGGAGCGCCGCACCAGGACGTTCGTCTTGAAACCGTTGGGATATCCCGCTTCCGCCATGAGACGCTTGGCCTCCGCGATGTCCTGGTCCTTGGGGAGGCGGTAGCCCGGCAGCTTCTCGTAGTACTCGATGGGCCGCGCGAACTCGTTGGGGCGCAGGAGGAACCCGCCCACGAAACCCGTCCCCTGCTTGACCAGCTTGTTGACATCGGTCCTGTCTATGGCCAGATGCGCCGCGCGACGGACGCGGATGTCATTCCACGGCTTCACGTTCGGGTTCGGCATGACGTGGAAGAAGCTGCCCGTGGCGTAGGGGACCACGGTAATACCCTTGACCTGCTGAATGATGGGCATGTCCGTGGGTTGTATTCCGCCCACTCCAAGAGTGGTCAACTGTACCCGATGCGTGCGCAGAGCCGCCAGCCGCGTGCCTGCGTCCTCTATGAGCGCTCCCCGGATGCCGTCCAGATAGGGCAGGCCGGGGAGGAAGTAGTCCTTAAACCGCTCGACTTCGAACACGACGCCCGGGGCGTGCTGCTTGAACTTGAACGCCCCCGCGCCGACGGTCTCTTTGCGGTAGTTCTTGGATTTCTCCAGGAGGTGCTTGGGGAGGATGGGATTGCGCTGAGCGCCCGCCAGCGCTGGAAGGAACGAGTAGCTGGGCTGAGACAGAGAGACCTTGACAGTGTTGGCGTCAACTACCTCTATGCTCTTGACG
This sequence is a window from Dehalococcoidia bacterium. Protein-coding genes within it:
- a CDS encoding ABC transporter substrate-binding protein, yielding MIPRSRGTGATVLLGSLGVAFSLLASSCAPAAAPAPAPAAPPAASAPAPAAAPPRPAAPAQPSAPSAAPAATPTRAAGAAATPSPASRPASPAAATPKKGGILTITVYSDPPHYDTTVGSFSIVATAGMMHAGLLRYDMQDNGKMVPDLAASWDVAGDDKQYTFRLQKNAKWHDGKPVTADDVKYTMEKRIKPDPGGLQDTSDFDAVKSIEVVDANTVKVSLSQPSYSFLPALAGAQRNPILPKHLLEKSKNYRKETVGAGAFKFKQHAPGVVFEVERFKDYFLPGLPYLDGIRGALIEDAGTRLAALRTHRVQLTTLGVGGIQPTDMPIIQQVKGITVVPYATGSFFHVMPNPNVKPWNDIRVRRAAHLAIDRTDVNKLVKQGTGFVGGFLLRPNEFARPIEYYEKLPGYRLPKDQDIAEAKRLMAEAGYPNGFKTNVLVRRSGFGPALSEVLRQQWLKIGIDATLDIQPQAIEADRRYAEQWDVIAYGAGAGIMDPDASLGRGVLNPLFTFGKTDKKAQELFTRQGMTLDPAKRKIILQELEDYMFEQLPAFPFFYDSGPQAVWNEVKGYGVPDGIYSIHNYVTVWLDQ